From Phenylobacterium montanum, the proteins below share one genomic window:
- a CDS encoding YaiI/YqxD family protein yields MTVLYIDADACPVKDEAYRVADRYGLAVFVVCNRWIRTPPGPRITLMVVEEGPDAADDWIAERAGRGDIVITADIPLAQRALSAGALALHPAGRPFTADNIGGALASRAIGEHLRSMGEVTGGPRPFEAADRSKFLQALDAAVVKARRLSPAPGK; encoded by the coding sequence ATGACCGTTCTCTATATCGACGCCGACGCCTGCCCGGTGAAGGACGAAGCCTATCGCGTGGCGGATCGCTATGGGCTGGCCGTGTTCGTGGTGTGCAATCGCTGGATCCGCACGCCGCCCGGCCCGCGGATCACGCTGATGGTGGTGGAGGAGGGGCCGGACGCCGCAGACGACTGGATCGCAGAACGGGCTGGGCGGGGCGACATTGTCATCACCGCTGACATTCCGCTGGCCCAGCGCGCCCTGAGCGCGGGCGCCCTGGCGTTGCATCCGGCGGGGCGGCCCTTTACGGCCGACAATATCGGCGGGGCCCTGGCGTCGCGCGCGATCGGCGAGCATCTGCGCTCCATGGGGGAGGTGACCGGCGGGCCGCGGCCGTTCGAGGCTGCCGACCGCTCGAAGTTCCTGCAGGCGCTGGACGCAGC
- a CDS encoding family 43 glycosylhydrolase, with protein sequence MTLDRRILFKAALAGAAGSAVAGGAVAAPACATTAPTPRWGMGPEGQRIADLGDGTYLNPIVAGDHPDPTILKDGADYYMTFTSFDSSPGLVIWRSGDLVNWTPVGPALTKPLGNVFAVDLVKHKGRYFIYIPADVEGRGFALYVIWADDIRGPWSDPIDLKITGCIDPGHIVGEDGKRYLFVNGVRRVRLTDDGLAADGALEPAYQAWRYPDDWIVEDFAPEGPKLMRRGEWFYLINAVGGTAGPPTGHMVIAARSRSVHGPWEYCPYNPVVRTRSVSEPWWSRGHATLVEGPAGDWWMVYHGYENGFRTLGRQTLLEPIEWTDDGWFRAKGGDLSAPIAKPRGGRAGPSGHPLSDDFSADRFGLQWSFHQPGADERTRAVYEPGGLRLKGRGTSPADSSPLTCIVGDRAYDAEISIDLIGEAEGGLLLFYNHKAFLGLGFGQAGLKTFLSAEEQPWMRMPLGATTLRLKVTNDANIVTWRYSRDEGKTWTRHDIRSEVSGFNHNTFGGFLSLTVGIYAAGGGEVRLRDFKYRALATSAA encoded by the coding sequence ATGACCCTCGACCGCCGCATTCTCTTCAAGGCCGCGCTCGCCGGGGCGGCGGGGTCGGCGGTGGCGGGCGGGGCTGTCGCCGCGCCAGCCTGCGCTACTACAGCGCCGACTCCGCGTTGGGGCATGGGGCCTGAGGGGCAGCGGATCGCGGACCTGGGCGATGGGACCTATCTGAACCCTATCGTCGCCGGCGATCACCCAGACCCGACCATCCTGAAGGACGGCGCCGACTACTACATGACCTTCACCTCGTTCGACTCGTCGCCGGGCCTGGTGATCTGGCGCTCTGGCGACCTGGTCAACTGGACGCCTGTCGGGCCGGCCCTGACGAAGCCGCTGGGGAACGTGTTTGCGGTCGATCTGGTCAAGCACAAGGGGCGCTACTTCATCTACATCCCGGCCGATGTGGAGGGGCGCGGGTTCGCGCTCTACGTCATCTGGGCCGACGACATTCGCGGGCCCTGGAGCGATCCCATCGACCTGAAGATCACCGGCTGCATCGATCCGGGCCACATCGTCGGCGAGGATGGCAAGCGCTACCTGTTCGTCAACGGCGTGCGCCGGGTGCGGCTGACCGACGACGGCCTCGCCGCCGACGGAGCGCTGGAGCCGGCCTACCAGGCTTGGCGCTATCCGGACGACTGGATCGTCGAGGACTTTGCGCCCGAGGGGCCCAAGCTGATGCGCCGGGGCGAGTGGTTCTATCTGATCAATGCCGTCGGCGGCACGGCCGGGCCGCCCACCGGGCACATGGTGATCGCCGCACGCTCGCGCTCGGTGCACGGCCCCTGGGAATACTGCCCATACAATCCGGTGGTTCGTACACGGAGCGTCTCCGAGCCCTGGTGGTCGCGGGGCCACGCCACCCTGGTCGAGGGGCCGGCCGGAGACTGGTGGATGGTCTATCACGGCTATGAGAACGGCTTTCGCACCCTGGGTCGGCAAACCCTGCTGGAGCCGATCGAATGGACCGACGACGGCTGGTTCCGGGCCAAGGGTGGTGATCTGTCCGCGCCGATCGCCAAGCCGCGGGGCGGGCGAGCGGGCCCCTCTGGTCATCCGTTGTCGGACGATTTTTCGGCCGACCGCTTCGGCCTCCAGTGGAGCTTTCACCAGCCGGGGGCGGACGAGCGGACCCGCGCGGTCTATGAGCCCGGCGGGCTCAGGCTCAAGGGACGGGGGACATCTCCGGCGGACTCTTCGCCCCTGACCTGCATCGTCGGCGACCGAGCCTATGACGCCGAGATCTCGATCGACCTGATCGGCGAGGCCGAGGGCGGTCTTCTGCTTTTCTACAACCACAAGGCCTTTCTGGGCCTGGGCTTCGGTCAGGCGGGGCTGAAGACCTTTCTCAGCGCCGAGGAGCAGCCTTGGATGCGGATGCCGCTGGGGGCCACGACCCTGAGGCTGAAGGTGACCAACGACGCCAACATCGTCACCTGGCGCTATTCGAGAGATGAAGGGAAAACCTGGACGCGACACGATATCCGAAGCGAGGTTTCGGGCTTCAACCACAACACCTTCGGCGGCTTCTTGAGCCTGACGGTCGGCATCTATGCGGCGGGCGGCGGCGAGGTGCGCCTACGAGACTTCAAGTATCGGGCGCTGGCCACTTCGGCGGCTTAG